The proteins below are encoded in one region of Conger conger chromosome 17, fConCon1.1, whole genome shotgun sequence:
- the LOC133116486 gene encoding NEDD4 family-interacting protein 2-like, whose product MEHHQGASRYQVFHNEDEPSEAANSMEASTSAQSAEAPAAQSAAVEAEAPPPSYASIALGASAAPECCFQGDLPVPPPYSIATSLPTYDEAEKAKAAAMAAASLDMVPRLEEDFPSRADFSDADQLRVGNDGIFLLAFFMAFLFNWIGFCLSFCLLTNTIAGRYGAICGFGLSLIKWILIVRFSDYFTGYFNGQYWLWWIFLVLGLLLFFRGFVNYLKVRNMSENMAASHGTRFLY is encoded by the exons ATGGAACATCACCAGGGAGCAAGTCGATATCAAGTG TTTCACAATGAGGATGAACCATCTGAAGCAGCCAACAGCATGGAGGCGTCCACATCTGCCCAATCAGCAGAGGCCCCCGCGGCCCAATCAGCGGCAGTGGAAgcagaggccccgcccccttcgTACGCCAGTATCGCTTTGGGAGCGTCTGCAGCTCCAG AGTGCTGTTTCCAGGGAGACCTGCCCGTGCCCCCTCCGTACAGCATCGCCACCTCGCTGCCCACCTACGACGAGGCGGAGAAAGCCAAGGCTGCCGCCATGGCCGCTGCCTCCCTGGACATGGTGCCCCGG TTGGAGGAGGACTTTCCCTCCCGCGCTGATTTCAGCGACGCTGATCAGCTGAGGGTGGGGAACGATGGGATATTCCTGCTGGCTTTCTTCA TGGCCTTCCTGTTCAACTGGATCGGCTTCTGCCTCTCGTTCTGCCTGCTGACCAACACCATCGCGGGCCGATACGGAGCCATCTGCGGGTTTGGGCTGTCTCTCATCAAGTGGATCCTCATCGTCAGG tttTCTGATTATTTTACTGGATACTTCAATGGCCAATACTGGCTCTGGTGGATATTCCTTGTTCTTG GCCTCCTGCTCTTTTTCCGAGGGTTCGTGAACTACCTGAAAGTGCGGAACATGTCAGAAAACATGGCAGCGTCTCACGGAACGCGCTTCCTGTACTAG